The Pseudoxanthomonas sp. Root65 sequence TCGCCGATCAGTTCGGCCGACGACGGCGCGCGCATGCCGATCGAGAAGGTCAGGCAGGCGTTCTCCGCCACGCCGTGGTGCGGGACCAGCGGCGGCAGGTACAGCATGTCGCCCGGCGACAACACCCATTCGTGCGTGGGATCGAACGTGCGCAGCAGTTTGATCGCCACGTCGTCCTGGAAGCCGAGGTCCGGCGCCGGCCTGCCCATCGCCACGCTGGCATCGATCATCCAGCGCCGCTCGCCCTGCGCCTGCAGCAGGAACACATCGTAGTGGTCCACGTGCGCGCCGACCGAGCCGCCGGTCGCGGCGAAGCTGATCATGATGTCGTCCACCCGCCAGCGCGGCAGGAAGCGGAACTGTTCGAGCAGTCGCCGCACGTCCGCGTCCCACTTGTCCACGTCCTGCACCAGCAGGGTCCAGTCGTGGTGCGGCAGGCCGGGGAAGTCCTCTTCCTGGAACGGCCCGGTACGCACGTCCCAGGCACCCGTCGTCCGGTCCAGGCTGATCAGGCGGGCCAGCACGCCTTCCTCGCAGGCCAGGCCGGCGAGGTCTTCCGGCTGCACCGGCGTTTCGAAATCCGGGAAAGCGTTGCGGATCAGCAGCGGACGCTTGTGCCAGTAGTCGCGCAGGAAGCGCTCGGCCGGCATGCCCAGCGGCTGCGCGCGCGAGGCGTCCACCTCGAACGGCAGATCCTTGGGCGGGCGGGCGGTCTTGTTCTTCATGGGCATGCAGTCGCGACGGGGGAGGGAAAGCCAGCATCCACGGCCATGGCCGTGTCGTCATTGAGGCCGGTCAAGGCGAAGGCGGGGAGGCGGCTTCGTCTGCCAGGCGTTTGTCCAGCCGCTGCGTGGCCCGTTCCGCATACGCGCGGCAGGCACCTGTATCGACCAGCGGCGCGTTGGCGCGTGCACCGATCCGCGCCCACAACTGGCTTGCTGACGGATGCGGGGTGACCAGGATGTCGCAGTCCAGCGCGGCCACGCGCGCCAGGGTGGCGCGGAACGCGGCGGTGTAACCCGGGTGCGCGGCATCGTCGCTGTAGCGGTACACGTCGTCCGAGATCGCGGTCAGGCTGTCGGCGTAGACCATCTGATGGCAGGCATCGCCTTCGCAGGACCGCCATGTCCAGCTGGTGCCGCCGGGCGTGTGGCCGGGCGTCGCGATGGCCTGCAAGGCGAGCCCGCCCACCTTCACCACGCCGTCGTCGGCGAGCGTGATGACCTGCGCGACAGGGGCGATGGGTTCCGCCACCTCCATTTGCGGGTCACGGCGATCCGGTCTGCCGCGCTTCAACGTATCCACGGCCGGTGCGCGGGCGTAGACGGGCGCGCCGGTGGCGCGCTGCAGTTCGGCCAAGCTGCCGGCGTGGTCGTGGTGCTCATGCGAGAACACGATGGCGCGCACGTCCTCCGGCTTGAAGCCGAGCGTGCGGATGTTGGCGAGGATCTGCGGACCGGCCTGCGGCGTGCCGGCATCGACCAGGATGTGGCCGTCATCGGAGGTCACCAGCAGCGCGCTGATGCCGCAGGTGCCGACGTACCAGGTGTTGCCGTACACCTTCAGCGGCGTGGCCGGGTCGTTCCAGCCGGCGTCATCGGCGCAGGCCTTGGCGATGGGGGTGTCGGCAGCCAGTGCGGCCGTCGGCAGCGCGAGGGCAATTAAGCCCGATAGCAAGGTGGTGCGGAGCATCATGTGGCGATCTCGTCGTAGCCGCGGTTGACGAACTGCAGCAGGCACCAGCCGTGGCCCCAGGGATCGGCCAGCCGCACGATGCGTCCCCAGTTCGTTTCGCGGATGTCGGTTTCCTGCGCAAGACCGGCCTGCAGGGCGCGGGCGAGGGCAGGCTCAAGGGAATCCACCACCACGTCCAGGTGCACGGGCGTCCAGTGGCGGGCGTAGTCGCGGGGCGCATCGGCGGCCGCGATCGATCCGGAGGGGTTGTGCAGCAGGTAGATCGGCGCCTGCGCGCCCAGCAGTTCCACGCCGCCGTCGCCGAAGCGACGCGCGGCGGTCAGGCCGAAGGCCGTCGTGTACAGCACCTCTGCCGCGGACAGGTCGGGAACATCGATGTTGATCAGCAGGTGCATCGCCGTTCCCTCGCGTCCGTCCTTCAGATGTTACGGGCGAGCCGCTCGGCGAGGCCGGTGTAGCGGCCTGGCGTCATCGCGCGCAGGCGTTGCTTGTCTTCGGCCGGCAGGTCCAGCGATTCGACGAAGGCGCGCATCGAGTCGGCGGTGATGCCCTGGCCGCGCGTGAGGGCCTTCAGCTGTTCGTACGGATTGGGCAGGCCGTGGCGGCGCATCACCGTCTGCACGGCTTCGGCCAGCACTTCCCAGGCGGCGTCGAGGTCGGCATCCAGACGCGCCGGATTCACTTCCAGCTTGCCAAGGCCCTTGGCCAGCGAGTCCAGCGCCACCTGCGTATGGCCGAACGCCGTGCCCAGTGCCCGCAGCACGGTGGAATCGGTCAGGTCGCGCTGCCAGCGGCTGATCGGCAGCTTGGCGCTGAAGTGCTCGAACAGCGCGTTGGCGATACCGAAGTTGCCTTCCGCATTCTCGAAGTCGATCGGATTGACCTTGTGCGGCATCGTCGACGAGCCGACTTCGCCTTCCTTGAGCCGCTGCTTGAAGTAGCCCAGCGAGATGTAGCCCCAGATGTCGCGGGCCAGGTCGATCAGGATGGTGTTGGCGCGGCGCGCGGCATCGCCGATCTCGGCGACGTTGTCGTGCGGCTCGATCTGGGTGGTGTACGGATTGAACACCAGGCCCAGGCCCTCGACGAAACGCTGCGCGAACGCCGGCCAGTCGACATCGGGGTAGCTAGCCACGTGCGCGTTGTAGTTGCCGACGGCGCCGTTGATCTTGCCGGTCAGTTCGACCGCGGCGATCTGTGCGCGCTGGCGCTCGATGCGCGCCACGACATTGGCGATCTCCTTGCCCAGCGTGGTCGGCGACGCCGTCTGGCCGTGCGTGCGCGACAGCATCGGCTGGGCCGCTTGCGCGTGCGCCAGCGTGCGCAGCGTCGCGGCCACGCCGTCTAGCGTCGGCAACAGCACCTCGCGGCGCGCCTGTTCCAGCATCAGGCCGTAGGACAGGTTGTTGATGTCCTCGCTGGTGCAGGCGAAGTGGACGAACTCCAGCGCGGGCGCCAGTTCGGCGTCGTCCTTCAGCTGCTCCTTGATGAAGTACTCCACCGCCTTGACGTCATGGTTGGTGGTGCGCTCGATCTCCTTGACGCGTGCGGCGTGCGCGACGCTGAAGCCGTCGGCCAGCGCGCGCAGTTTCGCCGTGGCGCCGGCGGAGAACGCCGGCAGCTCGGTGATGCCCGGCTCCGCACCCAGCGCCAGCAGCCACTCCACCTCCACCTTCACGCGGGCGCGGATCAGGCCGTACTCGGAGAAGATCGGGCGCAGCGCATCGACCTTGCCGGCGTAGCGGCCATCGAGCGGGGACAGGGCGAGCAGGGACGAATCCGACATGGGGAAGGAGGGCGGCTGAAAGGGAGCGTTCCATTTTACCCCGGGAAGGCGGTGAACCGGCCTGGCGTATCCTGTGACCCCCGCCAGCCGCCGGCATCCGCGCCGGTGCGCACGCCGTGAATCCCTCCAGGAGACGGTTGATGACCAGCAAGAAGACCGCCGTGGGCAAGCCCCGCGCCGCACGCACCCGCATCGAACACGACAGCATGGGCGAACTGCACGTGCCGGCCGAGGCGCTGTGGGGTGCGCAGACGCAACGGGCGGTGCAGAACTTCCCCATTTCCGGCCGGCCGATGCCGCGTGGCTTCATCCGCGCCCTGGGCCTGGTCAAGGGCGCCGCGGCCGAGGTCAATGCCGGGCTGGGCCTGTTGCCCAAGGGCATCGCCAAGGCCGTGCAGGACGCCGCACGGGCGGTGGCCTCGGGCGAATACGACGCGCATTTCCCCATCGACGTGTACCAGACCGGTTCCGGCACGTCGTCCAACATGAATGCCAACGAGGTGATCGCCACGCTGGCGACGCGTGCGGGCACCGCGGTGGTGCACCCGAACGACCACGTCAACCTCGGGCAGAGTTCCAACGATGCTATCCCGACCGCCCTGCGCGTGGCCGCGCAACTGGCGGTGCTGGAGGACCTGTTGCCGGCCATCGCGCACCTGCGCAAGACCATCGATGCGCGTGGCAAGGCGCTGGGCAAGGTGGTCAAGACCGGCCGCACGCACCTGATGGACGCCATGCCGCTGACGTTCGGCCAGGAGTTCTCGGCCTGGTCGGCGCAGCTGTCGTCCGCGCAGGCCCGCATCGAGGACACGCTGAAGCGCGTACGGCGCCTGCCGCTGGGCGGGACCGCCATCGGCACCGGCATCAATGCAGATCCGCGTTTCGGTGCACGCGTGGCGAAGGCGTTGTCGGCCAGCACGGGTACGCGTTTCGAGAGCGCGGCCAACAAGTTCGAGGGCCTGGCCGCGCAGGACGACGCCGTCGAGCTGTCCGGCCAGCTCAGCGCGCTGGCGGTGGCGTTGACCAAGATCGCCAACGACCTGCGCTGGATGAACTCCGGTCCGCTGGCGGGCCTGGGCGAAGTGGAACTGCCGGCGCTGCAGCCCGGCAGTTCCATCATGCCGGGCAAGGTCAATCCGGTGATTCCGGAAGCGACGGTGATGGTGTGCGCACAGGTCATGGGCTACCACACCGCGATCACCGTGGCGGGGCAGACCGGCAACTTCCAGCTCAACGTCACCCTGCCGCTGATCGCGCACAACCTGCTGGACGGTATCCAGTTGCTGTCGAACGTGTCGCGCCTGCTGGCCGACGACTGCATCGCCGGACTCAGCGTGCGCGGCGATCGCGTGCGGGAAGCGCTGGACCGCAATCCCATCCTGGTGACGGCGTTGAATCCCGTGATCGGCTACGAGAAAGGTGCGGCCATCGCCAAGCAGGCCTACAAGCAGAACCGGCCGGTGCTGGAGGTGGCGCGCGAGGTCACCGGCCTACCGGAAACGACCCTCAAGCGATTGCTGGATCCGGCGGTGCTGGCGAAAGGCGGCATCCACGGCAAGCCGGGAGGCGGTGGCGGTTGAGGACGTTGCCGCGCGT is a genomic window containing:
- a CDS encoding cupin domain-containing protein, with the protein product MKNKTARPPKDLPFEVDASRAQPLGMPAERFLRDYWHKRPLLIRNAFPDFETPVQPEDLAGLACEEGVLARLISLDRTTGAWDVRTGPFQEEDFPGLPHHDWTLLVQDVDKWDADVRRLLEQFRFLPRWRVDDIMISFAATGGSVGAHVDHYDVFLLQAQGERRWMIDASVAMGRPAPDLGFQDDVAIKLLRTFDPTHEWVLSPGDMLYLPPLVPHHGVAENACLTFSIGMRAPSSAELIGDYLDTLIAEADDAQRYHDEDLTAPQDPNEIDARAMERVVEALNALRMNDPDLVGDWFGRFITTYRASGDVMPAPDAPSRIEMEWDLQQGARLLRHPFSRFAWRRRSKGATLFCNGVDYVLPVKDAQQLAALESLDVATYGALSEAGRDAVMALAAQGHYQLALEDDGEEDA
- a CDS encoding class II fumarate hydratase, yielding MTSKKTAVGKPRAARTRIEHDSMGELHVPAEALWGAQTQRAVQNFPISGRPMPRGFIRALGLVKGAAAEVNAGLGLLPKGIAKAVQDAARAVASGEYDAHFPIDVYQTGSGTSSNMNANEVIATLATRAGTAVVHPNDHVNLGQSSNDAIPTALRVAAQLAVLEDLLPAIAHLRKTIDARGKALGKVVKTGRTHLMDAMPLTFGQEFSAWSAQLSSAQARIEDTLKRVRRLPLGGTAIGTGINADPRFGARVAKALSASTGTRFESAANKFEGLAAQDDAVELSGQLSALAVALTKIANDLRWMNSGPLAGLGEVELPALQPGSSIMPGKVNPVIPEATVMVCAQVMGYHTAITVAGQTGNFQLNVTLPLIAHNLLDGIQLLSNVSRLLADDCIAGLSVRGDRVREALDRNPILVTALNPVIGYEKGAAIAKQAYKQNRPVLEVAREVTGLPETTLKRLLDPAVLAKGGIHGKPGGGGG
- a CDS encoding VOC family protein, encoding MHLLINIDVPDLSAAEVLYTTAFGLTAARRFGDGGVELLGAQAPIYLLHNPSGSIAAADAPRDYARHWTPVHLDVVVDSLEPALARALQAGLAQETDIRETNWGRIVRLADPWGHGWCLLQFVNRGYDEIAT
- the purB gene encoding adenylosuccinate lyase — translated: MSDSSLLALSPLDGRYAGKVDALRPIFSEYGLIRARVKVEVEWLLALGAEPGITELPAFSAGATAKLRALADGFSVAHAARVKEIERTTNHDVKAVEYFIKEQLKDDAELAPALEFVHFACTSEDINNLSYGLMLEQARREVLLPTLDGVAATLRTLAHAQAAQPMLSRTHGQTASPTTLGKEIANVVARIERQRAQIAAVELTGKINGAVGNYNAHVASYPDVDWPAFAQRFVEGLGLVFNPYTTQIEPHDNVAEIGDAARRANTILIDLARDIWGYISLGYFKQRLKEGEVGSSTMPHKVNPIDFENAEGNFGIANALFEHFSAKLPISRWQRDLTDSTVLRALGTAFGHTQVALDSLAKGLGKLEVNPARLDADLDAAWEVLAEAVQTVMRRHGLPNPYEQLKALTRGQGITADSMRAFVESLDLPAEDKQRLRAMTPGRYTGLAERLARNI
- the bla gene encoding subclass B3 metallo-beta-lactamase, with protein sequence MMLRTTLLSGLIALALPTAALAADTPIAKACADDAGWNDPATPLKVYGNTWYVGTCGISALLVTSDDGHILVDAGTPQAGPQILANIRTLGFKPEDVRAIVFSHEHHDHAGSLAELQRATGAPVYARAPAVDTLKRGRPDRRDPQMEVAEPIAPVAQVITLADDGVVKVGGLALQAIATPGHTPGGTSWTWRSCEGDACHQMVYADSLTAISDDVYRYSDDAAHPGYTAAFRATLARVAALDCDILVTPHPSASQLWARIGARANAPLVDTGACRAYAERATQRLDKRLADEAASPPSP